The following are encoded together in the Raineyella sp. LH-20 genome:
- a CDS encoding YwiC-like family protein, which produces MSTAPSTRTRRHRTGGWVPNQHGAWAMVVIPWSLGTWQRFRDGEGAAYALLLGLFWVVGYFAFHATSLWLKSRRQHRYLRPTVTYAAAAAVLGVATWWSAGPALIGWAVPFVPVLAVALLLAARRRERALIGGLLTVAAASLVVLVARFASPLEVVDGWGTPTVGRAVGLALICLGYFGGTVFFVKSMIRERGNAGFLALSVGWHVAATAVAVLATLLAHAAPWWAVFFGLTTVRSLALPLIGPMRPSGPAFTPRQLGLAEAMFSVALVGLALATA; this is translated from the coding sequence GTGAGCACCGCACCCTCGACCCGCACCCGTCGCCACCGCACGGGCGGCTGGGTGCCCAACCAACACGGCGCCTGGGCGATGGTCGTCATCCCGTGGTCCCTGGGCACCTGGCAGCGGTTCCGGGACGGTGAGGGCGCCGCGTACGCCCTGCTCTTGGGACTGTTCTGGGTGGTCGGCTACTTCGCCTTCCACGCCACTTCCCTGTGGCTGAAGTCGCGCCGCCAGCACCGCTACCTGCGCCCGACGGTGACGTACGCCGCAGCGGCCGCCGTCCTCGGGGTGGCGACCTGGTGGTCGGCCGGTCCGGCGCTGATCGGCTGGGCGGTGCCCTTCGTCCCCGTCCTGGCCGTCGCCCTGCTGCTCGCGGCCCGCCGCCGTGAGCGCGCGCTGATCGGCGGGCTGCTGACCGTGGCCGCGGCGAGCCTGGTGGTGCTCGTCGCCCGGTTCGCCTCCCCGCTGGAGGTGGTCGACGGCTGGGGCACCCCGACGGTCGGCCGGGCGGTGGGGCTGGCGCTGATCTGCCTGGGCTATTTCGGCGGCACCGTGTTCTTCGTGAAGTCGATGATCCGCGAGCGCGGCAACGCCGGTTTCCTCGCCCTCTCGGTCGGCTGGCACGTCGCCGCGACGGCGGTGGCGGTCCTGGCCACCCTGCTCGCCCACGCCGCACCGTGGTGGGCCGTCTTCTTCGGCCTGACGACCGTACGCTCCCTCGCGCTGCCGCTGATCGGGCCGATGCGCCCCAGCGGGCCGGCCTTCACTCCCCGACAGCTCGGCTTGGCCGAGGCGATGTTCAGCGTGGCGCTGGTCGGCCTCGCCCTGGCGACGGCCTGA
- a CDS encoding ABC transporter substrate-binding protein, with translation MAAVALAATLALSGCSGAASGSNNAAAQQTLVIGIESEADILDPQVAGGWVTWRINSQIFEPLVTEDLTTPSDKAAVPALKPALAESWDISEDGKTYTFHIRQGVKFQDGTPLDAAAVVYNIDRMWKKDSPEYNAKAAGQTSFIWQYVTGVEATDDKTVVVSLSQPFSPFLRMLAQGGNGSTAIISPTALKKYGNDIADHPVGTGPFTFVERVRGERIVLDRNEDYWGTKPKLEGVVFRPVPDASARVAALRSGDVDMIAVPSPDSVDGLAKAGFQVSEGTPPHVWYLSFNMTDKYTSIPEVRKAINLAIDREGMSHDLLRDTTNAAYDIQAPANSAYTKRTAAYARNIEEAKRLLASVGLQDGFTTTLTTSVDGSGQIIPKDMAEYLQRNLADIGITVNVQTQEWISYLGTWAQGSPEGTGMAQMSWGMTTPYWLYIVTSCTLQAPNGPNVGHYCSQPLMDTMNKAITATDEATADKFWQQANDIVVADNALAPVVNDKAPYVLAPYVKGFVSPSEEWYDLTSVSIDKG, from the coding sequence GTGGCAGCTGTGGCCCTCGCGGCGACTCTCGCCCTCAGCGGGTGCTCCGGCGCAGCCTCCGGTTCCAACAACGCAGCTGCGCAGCAGACCCTCGTCATCGGGATCGAGTCCGAAGCGGACATCCTCGACCCACAGGTCGCCGGCGGCTGGGTGACCTGGCGCATCAACAGCCAGATCTTCGAGCCCCTGGTGACCGAGGACCTCACCACCCCGTCCGACAAGGCCGCCGTACCTGCCCTGAAGCCGGCCCTCGCCGAGTCCTGGGACATCTCCGAGGACGGCAAGACCTACACGTTCCACATCCGTCAGGGCGTGAAGTTCCAGGACGGCACGCCGCTCGACGCCGCCGCGGTGGTCTACAACATCGACCGCATGTGGAAGAAGGACTCCCCGGAGTACAACGCCAAGGCCGCGGGTCAGACCAGCTTCATCTGGCAGTACGTCACCGGCGTCGAGGCGACCGATGACAAGACCGTCGTCGTGTCACTCAGCCAGCCGTTCTCGCCGTTCCTCCGGATGCTCGCCCAGGGTGGCAACGGGTCGACGGCGATCATCAGTCCGACCGCACTGAAGAAGTACGGCAACGACATCGCCGATCACCCGGTCGGCACGGGTCCGTTCACGTTCGTGGAGCGGGTACGGGGCGAGCGCATCGTCCTTGACCGCAACGAGGACTACTGGGGGACCAAGCCCAAGCTGGAGGGTGTCGTGTTCCGCCCGGTTCCCGACGCCTCGGCGCGAGTGGCCGCGCTGCGTTCCGGCGACGTCGACATGATCGCGGTGCCGAGCCCCGATTCCGTCGATGGTCTGGCCAAGGCCGGCTTCCAGGTCTCCGAGGGCACACCGCCCCACGTCTGGTACCTGAGCTTCAACATGACGGACAAGTACACCTCGATCCCGGAGGTCCGTAAGGCGATCAACCTCGCCATCGACCGCGAAGGCATGTCGCACGACCTGCTGCGCGACACGACGAACGCGGCGTACGACATCCAGGCGCCGGCCAACAGCGCGTACACCAAGCGGACCGCGGCGTACGCCCGCAACATCGAGGAGGCCAAGAGGCTTCTCGCCTCGGTCGGCCTGCAGGACGGCTTCACCACGACGCTGACGACCTCGGTCGACGGCTCCGGCCAGATCATCCCGAAGGACATGGCCGAGTACCTCCAGCGGAACCTCGCCGATATCGGCATCACGGTGAACGTACAGACCCAGGAGTGGATCTCCTATCTCGGGACGTGGGCGCAGGGTTCGCCCGAGGGCACCGGCATGGCGCAGATGTCCTGGGGCATGACCACGCCGTACTGGCTCTACATCGTCACCTCATGCACCCTCCAGGCGCCGAACGGTCCCAATGTCGGCCACTACTGCAGCCAGCCGCTGATGGACACGATGAACAAGGCGATCACGGCCACCGACGAGGCCACGGCCGACAAGTTCTGGCAGCAGGCCAACGACATCGTGGTGGCGGACAACGCCCTGGCGCCGGTCGTCAACGACAAGGCGCCGTACGTCCTCGCTCCGTACGTGAAGGGCTTCGTGTCCCCGAGCGAGGAGTGGTACGACCTCACGAGCGTCAGCATCGACAAGGGGTGA
- a CDS encoding class I SAM-dependent methyltransferase yields the protein MLTLDAVDDLILAEAATVEAGSAVPAAVAVAAVGSGRAPVLVLDAPALAAELARQGRTVLHRADLLADEEPLGEAIPGGVVESWDDLRLGDVRLVLLRLPANLNALDELAEAVAAHCHPEVRLVAGARVKHMTRGMNEVLAGHFAEVRASLGVRKCRVLHAASPLPAARATGAAPSWPRTAVLPASEVGAAEPNRPAPNGTAPTGTAPNATAPHGADLTVVAYGATFAGNRLDLGTRLLLDRIASLCPRDGADRAVDLGCGSGILAAVLARNGWHVTGVDTSRAAVAATAATAAANGLTIDVRRADALTDWPAADLDLVVCNPPFHVGTAKDSSPAFRMIRTAARALRPGGELWCVYNAHLPYLPALRRDVGPTEIITRDRSYLVTRSIRAAR from the coding sequence GTGCTCACCCTGGATGCCGTCGACGACCTGATCCTGGCCGAGGCGGCCACCGTCGAGGCCGGCTCCGCCGTCCCCGCCGCCGTCGCCGTCGCCGCCGTCGGCTCCGGGCGGGCCCCGGTGCTCGTCCTCGACGCGCCGGCCCTCGCCGCCGAGCTCGCCCGTCAGGGTCGTACGGTGCTGCACCGCGCCGATCTGCTGGCCGACGAGGAGCCCCTGGGCGAGGCGATCCCCGGCGGCGTCGTCGAGTCCTGGGACGATCTGCGACTGGGCGACGTACGCCTCGTGCTGCTGCGGCTGCCCGCCAATCTGAACGCCCTGGACGAGCTCGCCGAGGCGGTCGCCGCGCACTGCCACCCGGAGGTCCGGCTGGTCGCCGGTGCCCGGGTGAAGCACATGACCCGTGGCATGAACGAGGTGCTCGCCGGTCACTTCGCCGAGGTGCGGGCGAGCCTGGGGGTGCGCAAGTGCCGGGTGCTGCACGCCGCGTCCCCACTGCCGGCGGCACGGGCGACCGGCGCCGCGCCGAGCTGGCCCCGGACCGCGGTGCTGCCCGCGTCGGAGGTGGGCGCAGCAGAACCGAACAGGCCGGCGCCGAACGGAACAGCACCCACCGGAACAGCACCGAACGCGACAGCGCCCCACGGGGCGGACCTCACCGTCGTGGCGTACGGCGCCACCTTCGCCGGCAACCGGCTCGACCTCGGCACCCGGCTGCTGCTGGACCGGATCGCGTCGCTGTGTCCCCGCGACGGCGCCGACCGGGCGGTGGATCTGGGCTGCGGGTCGGGCATCCTGGCCGCGGTGTTGGCCCGCAACGGCTGGCATGTCACCGGCGTCGACACCTCCCGGGCAGCCGTCGCCGCCACCGCGGCCACCGCCGCCGCGAACGGCCTGACGATCGACGTACGCCGCGCCGACGCCCTCACCGACTGGCCGGCGGCCGACCTCGACCTGGTGGTGTGCAATCCGCCCTTCCACGTCGGCACGGCGAAGGACTCCAGCCCGGCGTTCCGGATGATCCGCACCGCTGCCCGCGCGCTGCGCCCCGGCGGTGAGCTGTGGTGCGTCTACAACGCCCACCTGCCCTACCTGCCGGCCCTGCGCCGCGATGTCGGCCCCACCGAGATCATCACGCGCGACCGCAGCTACCTGGTCACCCGGAGCATCCGCGCGGCACGGTGA
- a CDS encoding helix-turn-helix transcriptional regulator, with amino-acid sequence MRTAEYVQAALAISSAAGEERAVSVEQQAFEVLTEFRRLVPWSGIEFARWDAACSVHRTLVQVDYPGDVLDHLNGRMFVDDICWPELHRDRRTLSWKDMTFDPGISEFYSNVLVPNGLVEGMYTPLMSSDGQYRGMLTLNTDSWTFPTPEAKAVTDQLVPVLTRLVGRLAGPDAGQAQRTSDQIAVVDASLSFSSELSSGVDVPEHVQLAVGKVLMSGERLARFLVWPESEPQPTHVSLSLGSADGDSMLVVWQEVAPPHALTRRQLDVVAAVADGLSNQEIARRLQVSPRTVTTHVEHILVRLGLSGRSAVVRMALAQGLYLVDVADS; translated from the coding sequence ATGAGGACCGCTGAGTACGTGCAGGCGGCGCTCGCCATCTCCTCCGCTGCGGGCGAAGAGCGTGCTGTGTCGGTTGAGCAGCAGGCCTTCGAGGTGCTGACTGAATTCCGTCGCCTGGTGCCGTGGTCAGGAATCGAGTTCGCACGGTGGGATGCCGCTTGCAGTGTGCACCGGACCCTTGTGCAGGTCGATTACCCGGGTGATGTGCTTGATCACCTCAATGGCCGCATGTTCGTCGATGACATCTGCTGGCCGGAACTCCATCGCGACCGTCGCACGTTGTCCTGGAAGGATATGACTTTCGACCCGGGTATCTCGGAATTCTATTCGAACGTCCTGGTCCCCAACGGTCTTGTCGAGGGGATGTACACGCCGTTGATGTCGTCCGACGGTCAGTACCGTGGGATGCTCACGCTCAACACCGACTCGTGGACGTTCCCCACTCCTGAGGCCAAAGCGGTCACCGACCAGCTCGTGCCGGTGCTGACCCGCCTCGTCGGGCGTTTGGCAGGCCCCGACGCAGGGCAGGCGCAGCGTACGAGTGATCAGATCGCGGTCGTCGACGCGTCGTTGTCGTTCAGCTCCGAGCTGAGCTCGGGTGTTGACGTCCCCGAGCATGTTCAGCTGGCGGTCGGCAAGGTCCTGATGTCCGGTGAGCGCCTCGCCCGGTTCCTGGTGTGGCCGGAGAGCGAGCCGCAACCCACCCACGTCTCGCTTTCGCTGGGATCTGCCGACGGTGACAGCATGTTGGTCGTCTGGCAGGAGGTGGCGCCGCCGCACGCACTGACACGCCGGCAGCTGGACGTCGTCGCCGCGGTCGCGGACGGTCTTTCGAACCAGGAGATCGCGCGCAGACTCCAGGTCAGTCCACGCACGGTGACCACCCACGTCGAACATATCCTCGTGCGTCTGGGGCTGTCCGGACGCTCGGCCGTCGTACGGATGGCGCTCGCCCAAGGGCTGTATCTGGTGGACGTGGCGGACAGCTGA